DNA sequence from the Cercospora beticola chromosome 8, complete sequence genome:
ttagtagtctaggcttaatagttattaggttattatatatagtttagaaataTTAAATTAGCGTCTCGTCGGAGTTATTATAGTAAACCttagttagagtagtattacgctattctaattagtattctagctttaagttaTACGTTTCGAAGGTATCTtagattagttagtatacttaattaaAAGTTATAGAGATAGGTATAATCTGTCGCTCCTATAGTTCCTCTACTTttctagtaagtatagtatatataatatccttatagcttaatagtagtatacgtagctagttatagcgCTTATTAAACTAAATTAGGTAGGTtactagtatcttatatttagCCTCggaatacttcttctaattagtataaagctTATTAAAGTTTGTCGTAGCCTTACttttattaaactctagaattatagtagtttatcttagattactagtagagttttagttctagctagagtattcGTTCTaaggagtataggtagagttACTAGTCGgtagtagaattagttcttagcttctaagaacTAGTTATTCCGGTAGattcttagagttaattatatcgctacttactagtagtactagtatcgcTATcgttactagctttagtactagtaaactAGTCGCTTATCTCGAGGCTAATCgctccttatattagtaagactattatagtttagtagctcgctaagagctataaattaatcgtttataaaagctaagagtattatattatcgCTTTACCTtgtcttctagctagagttagtattcttctagttctagcacttatctaatatatattactagagtttatttagtaattaaaacgagaactccttagtagcgtagtatattaattAGTTCGTAGAGTAATCGCCTATTAGTTACCTCCTATTACTTGCTAGTAAGGTAGCTAaaagtatctatagcttctttaaATAGcgctctattataataaaagGTAAGGTTATTAAGGAAACGTACGATctaattatagataacttctaGCGTTACTTAATTATCTAGTtcggtatacttctagttattagtattaataaGGCTActaaacttctatagcttctctagtagtactaatattattatagtatcgttattactatatatatatatatatagtatagtattatagctactcggAGGtcctaataatactatatataggtaattCTCTttcgtatagttaatagttcgtactatagatattaaattaACTAAAGGACGTAGGTTTTAGTATCcctattagtagctatatatctaagatactatactagacaTAGTTTCGCTAAGAATTAGCCGTAATTAGAAGTTAATTAAGgtcctaacgatactatatataggtttaatctcGTTCTAATTacgctcttctagctagctaattTACGTAAGAAttaataaagaacttatactaattagtataggtaggctcctctatagagagtattcgaTTAAGTGTTAAAGtcggtataataaagatgtctaattctatagaaggtagcgaacgagctggctctatatactactgcCGGAACGGAAGAACCGGCAGTTAGGGCTAATTCCGGTTCATGCGAGGTGGCTACTATGCCATGCCAATCCGACAGATGGAAATTCTACTGGAATGAGAGTGAGTGATGGTGGTAGAATCTGTTTGGAAAAGAGAAAGTGTTGTTGAGCAATATATatcgcagaagaagagggagttctttatactcctccCTGATTATTAGATCTCCTGACTGACCAGCGAATACACTACGACGGTGGTATACGAGTTCTTGTCGGCCCGGCATAGCTTCATGTTGTCCATTCATGCTCACATCGAGCTACATTGCTCGCTCGGACCCCAGTTGCAAATCCATTTGCCTTGAATATATCGGCTGCTCAATGGTAGGCGATCACTCGCAATGTTGCCGTGTCGATCCTTTAGGACATCACATCGTTCAGAGAGAGATCTCTTTCTCATTGCCCAGCTTTTGAAGTTGCTCAAGCCCAGCGTTTGAAGTCGCTCAATTGCAGAGGATGTATTCAAAACTCCCCAAATCATCTATAGAAAAGCCTTAAGGGTATGCTGCGGTACATTGCGCAGAAGCCAATAAACTCCGGCACGAAGGTGATGATCGTGCAATACAGTACAGTTGTTAGTTAGTCTAGCCCGTCGGATCATTGAAAGATACGACACCTGATCACTATGTGGTCtgtccttttcttcttcctctttctctgtTCATGCAGTCTGTTGCATGCTTACGGATAAGCATTCGTGATCTGACCCCGCTCAACGAGTCGAATGTGATGCTTCCTCATGCAATTCTCATCTGCCACACGTCAATGTGCAACCTCTTCCTGATATGCACATAAGCTGAGGTCGTAGAAGACATAGACGGGACCAGTCTAGAACCGCTATATCCCCGGGACAGGTCCTCGGCCCGATTCCTCTACGACACGATAGTCACGATATAATGTTCGCGCGTCGCGCGAACCACGCTTTTGGCGCTTTTACGGTCCGGTATAAGAGTTCTCGCATCGTACACGATGTCCATTGGGAAACTTATTTGATATCTGTTTGTTGCGGCATCGAAGCATGAAAGCAGCTCCAGACTACGATGAATGAGAAACTGCTTTCAATTGTTACAATGTTGAGGTGCTCGTTCGGTGGATGTTTTCGTTCAGGTCCTAAATGTGCTATATCCTGACTCTGAGGTCTTTGGTGGTCAATTTACCCTTAATTCCTTAGTTTGATATAGCAGAGCGACGGGCGGCCGGGTTAGGGGTAGCGTTCTGGAATGAAATGGATGAGGCCTCGAAGATCACGCTTGCTTGAGGATCAGAACATGCAATCTCGTAGACAAAATGAGAGCAGTATCTCCGGTAACTTGCACAGCATCAGATCGACGTTGTTGCGAGGCGGTAGCTGTGGACAGAGAGATTGCCCACTCACGATGAAGTTAGATGCCAAGAAATGCCGAGAAATATGCTCAAACGTCAGTATTGCGATCTTCCTCAAAACGCTGTGATCGTTCTCTACTGGATATACCTATATCCTTGGGAAGCTGTCAATATGGTCGCTACTGCTCTCCCACAaggctcctcttcttcagccaCTGATGAGTCTGCTCGACCAGATCCGtcttcctctgcttctcATCCCATAGCCTCTTAGTCAGATACTTGTACAGCCAAGCATTCGCTCCGTTGTACACGATACTGTGATCGCTGTCTGTGAAGGCCATCATTTGGAATTTCTCTGGGCTGACACCTTCGCTGACGAGGAGGTCGACGAGAGCTGCGGCGTTTTGATACTATAAGTCACAAACAAATCAGCAACTTTCATAGATTCGGTTGAGGGGCGTGGAGAGACTTGCATGTACATTGTCGTCACCTTTGATCGTAGTTAGCAGATCATCCAAGAACATTAGAGATAATTTGAGGAAAACTTACCCAATCCATGAAGTAATCCAAACCCTCCCCGAGCATTTTTGAATCCATCGGCCTTCCTGACTGCAGTCTCATTGTACCCAGCCGGATTCTGCTCATAGGTCTTCATATACCGTTCCGTGTACATCGAATCGTAGAATCGCCAATCACTGACAGGCGCAACGATCAAGCCGAAAGAGAAGACATCGGAATCGGCCTCGAGGACCTTGGCTGTCAAATACCCACCAAACGACCACCCAAACATTCCGATACGTTCCGCATCAATGAACGAATTTTGAGCGATCAACTGCTGAGCTGCCCAGATCTGATCCTGAGGTTCAAGACGTCCGAGGTGGTTAGTGACTGTGCTACGGAAAGCTCGACCTTTGTAGCCTGTTCCGCGGTTGTCGATTGTGTAGGTGATGTATTCCAGTTCTGGGTCCGAAGAAATGTAAGCGCGCCAGGCGAGAGTTTGGAAGCGCTTGGAGACTTCTTGGGCACCAGGGCCGCCGTAGGGGGTGAAGAGGACTGGGTATTTCTTGCTTGGGTCGAAGTTGGGTGGGAGGCGTTGCATGACGTTGAGGGTGAAGCCTTCGGGGTGGGAGAGTTCGAAGTAGGTGATGTTTGGGAGGTGAAGTTGAGAGATGTTGCGGACTAGAGCTTCGTTGCTGACGAGGGTGGAAAGTGGTTCGGAGGTGTTCGTGGCGTAGACCTCTTGGTATGGGACGTCTGGGCCTTGGTAGGAGAGGATATAGTAGTCGCCGCCGCTCGAGAACGATGCAGACCAGTATGCGTCCACAGTGTCATCAACGAtagccttcttctcccgaGTAGCATAGTTGATCGAGTAAACGTGGCGTTCAGTGCTGTGGTGCTCggtagaagtatagtaaaTCAGATTCCGAGCAGTGTCAACCTTGAGGATCGCAACAACTTCCCACTCGCCAGAAGTCAATTGCACAGGCTCGCCGCCAGACGTCGAATGCAGATAGATGTGCATCCAGCCGCTCTCATCGGACAGATCGATGTAGTACGAATCGCTGCTGGAGTTGCTGTAAGTGCCAGTGCTGTTGCCTCCGCTGATTGAGCCAATGTACTGAATGGCCTGGCTGTTGTCCAACCAGCCGTCTGTGCCATCTCGCTCTCGAACGACTTCAGATGTCTTCGCCACGGGGTCGACCACGACGTGTTT
Encoded proteins:
- a CDS encoding uncharacterized protein (MEROPS:MER0004504), which codes for MALTKLLSFGALLSLTAAIDPPRQPRQPLGNGERRLTYNETTPTALNRATSQTVSWISGEQDGSFVTVANGSLVLENIVTGNSSVFVAADRVPEDYHEYWISPDQERVLWAVNYTKQYRYSYFADYLVQDVASGETTPLVADQVGDIIYAEFAPTGSAIAFVRGNDLYIHDNGEVSRITENGGPDQFNGIPDWVYEEEIFGARKTFWFSPDSAFVAFLSFNETGVGTFTIPYYMDNQDVAPPYPRELDLRYPKVGTTNPTVQFNILDVATKEYSEVPITAFSANDTVVGEVAWITDEHSAVVYRAFNRVQDQDKHVVVDPVAKTSEVVRERDGTDGWLDNSQAIQYIGSISGGNSTGTYSNSSSDSYYIDLSDESGWMHIYLHSTSGGEPVQLTSGEWEVVAILKVDTARNLIYYTSTEHHSTERHVYSINYATREKKAIVDDTVDAYWSASFSSGGDYYILSYQGPDVPYQEVYATNTSEPLSTLVSNEALVRNISQLHLPNITYFELSHPEGFTLNVMQRLPPNFDPSKKYPVLFTPYGGPGAQEVSKRFQTLAWRAYISSDPELEYITYTIDNRGTGYKGRAFRSTVTNHLGRLEPQDQIWAAQQLIAQNSFIDAERIGMFGWSFGGYLTAKVLEADSDVFSFGLIVAPVSDWRFYDSMYTERYMKTYEQNPAGYNETAVRKADGFKNARGGFGLLHGLGDDNVHYQNAAALVDLLVSEGVSPEKFQMMAFTDSDHSIVYNGANAWLYKYLTKRLWDEKQRKTDLVEQTHQWLKKRSLVGEQ